In Euzebya sp., the sequence AACGCCGTCAGCCGGGTCGCGCAGCTGCTCGCCGTCGCGCTCCTGCCGGTCCTCGCCGGGCTCTCGGGCACCGCGGGGGGTCAGGTGGGTGCGGCGACGTTCGCGGCCGGCTTCTCCCGGGCGATGCTGATGGCGGCCGCGCTGGCCGGCGCGGGTGCGGTGCTCGCCTGGGTGACGATCCGCGACGACGTCCTCGAGGCCGGCGGCGGACCGGTCGAGGACGCTGGCGCCGACGGCCCTGCAGCCCCCGGTGACGCGGCCCCCGGTGACGCGGCGGCGCGGTGGCACTGCGCGGTCGAGTCGGCCCCGCTCACGCCCCGCCGGGGGGACTGCGCCGACGGCTGACCCCGCCGGGGTGGGCTCAGCGGCGGGTCAGGACCCGGACGGCGAGGAGGATCACGACGACGACGAGCGCGGCGCTGATGAGCCACTTCAGGATCCCCGCGATCGTCGTGATCACCAGGTAGCCGACGACCAGGACCACCGCCAGGAACAGCAGGCCGCCGACGGGGCCGGCGCCGCGTGGCTCAGAGCTCATGGCGCCACCCTACGCCCGGTCGCGCCGAGCGCCCACGGGGGTTCCCCGGATCGGTCACGCCCCGGGGTCGGCGGTCGCGTCGGCGATCGCCCGGAGGATCCGGGCGACGGCCTCGGCCCCCGGGTCGCGCACCCCCGCGAGCGCGTCCGCGCCGACGTAGGCCGACCGACCTGCCTTCGCGTCCTCCATCTCGGCGGTGGCGGCCGCGCCGTCCTCCGCGGCGCTCGCCGCCGCCTCGACGTCGCCGCCGTCCAGGGCCTCGGCCGCCGGGATCAACGCGTCGAGCACCGTCCGGTCGCCCTGGGTCGCGCCGCCGTAGCGCTCGACGACCTCGATCCCGCGTGCCACGCCGTCCGCCCAGCTGCCGTCCCCCTCGTCCCCGCCGTCGAGTCCCTGGGCGAGCCCGGAGAAGAACAGCGACGCGAGGACGCCGGCGCTTCCGCCCATCGCGGTGGCCAGGCGTCGGCTGAGCGCCCGCGACAGCCCGATCGGGTCGGCGAGCGGCAGGTCGTCGAGGGACCCGCGGATCGAGCGTGCTGCCGCCGCGAACGTCGCGCCGGTGTCGCCGTCGCCGACCTCGCCGTCGAGGTCGTCGAGCTCGTCACGGGCCTCCTCGAGCGCGTCGCACACCGCCTCGAGCACGCGGCGGACGTCCGGGTCGTCCGACGCCTCCGCGTCCTCCTCGCGCTCGATCGCCGGCACCGCTTCGACGGTCGGCTCGGCGACGGGGACGGGGCGTCGCCACGCCGGCGGGCCGACCGCTGACGTCAACGCCGTGCGCCGGGCGTCGTCGAGGGGCAACAGCGTGGCGCTGAACCCGTTCATGTTGAGCGACGTCATGATCCTGGCGGGGCCGACGACCAGCTCGACGCGGTCACCGAGCGGTCCGGTCAGCAGGTCGTGGGTCAGGATGTCGAGCTCCAGCGGGGGGACGGCGCCGAGGTCGTTCACCACCAGGGCGAGCGGCCGGTCCTCGTCCCCCAGCGCCTCGAGCAGCCGGTCGGCGACCAGCTCGGCGTAGGCCGCGGCCGAGGCGGTGTCGATCCGCTCCACCCCCGGCTCGCCGTGGATGCCGAGGCCCACCTCCGCGACGTCGTCGTCGAACTCCCGCGACCGCCCCGACCCGGGCGGCGTCGAGGTGCTGAGCGCCAGGCCCAGGGTGACCAGGTCGTCGGCCACGTCGCGGGCCGCGTCGGCGACGTCGGCCAGCGACGCACCCTCCTCGGCGAGGTGCCCGGCGACCTTGTGCACCAGCACGGTGCCGGCCAGGCCGCGGGGGTGCTCGGCATCGGGACGCGCGATGTCGTCCCCGACGATGACCACCTCGACGTCGTGTCCCCGCTCGCGGGCCCGCTCGGCGGCCAGCCCGAAGTTCAGGCGGTCACCGGTGTAGTCCTTGACGACGAGCAGGCAGCCGGCCTCGCCGCACACCGCCTCGATGGCGGCGTCGATCGCGTCGACGCTGGGGGAGGCGAACACGTCGCCGCAGACCGCGGCGGTCAACATCCCCTGCCCCACGTAGCCGGCGTGCGCGGGTTCGTGACCGGAGCCGCCGCCGGAGATCACCGCCACCCGGTCGGGGTCCCGGTCGGCGCGGACGACGACCTTGACGTCCGGAAACCCATCCAGGCGAGCCAGGCCCGGCGTGGTCCGGAGCAGCCCGTCGATCCCCTCGGTGACGACGTCGTCGCGGTCGTTGTGGAAGCGTGGCACCCCGTGCTCCTGTTCCTCGGCGCGGCCGCGCGTCGGCCGGACCCCGGACTGCTACCCCGGCCGCCAGGTCCCCACACCGGCGGGGTGCCGGTCTGCGCTCACCCCTCGTCGGCGGTCGGCTCGACGTCGACCAGCGGCGCCTCCATCACGACCGCGTCGCCCTCTGCGACGTGGACCGCCACGACGGTCCCGTCGAAGGGGGCGGTGAGCGGGTGCTCCATCTTCATGGCCTCGACCACCACGAGGGTCTGACCGGCGGTGACGACGTCGCCCACCGCGGCGGTCAGCGCGGCGACCGAGCCGGGCATCGGGGCCACCAGGGTGCCGTCGGCCGCGTGGCTGCCGCGGGTGTGCGCGGCAGCCGCCAGGTCCTCCTCGCGGAGCAGCCAGGCGTCGCCGTCGGCGCCGATCCAGATGTGGTCCTCACGCCCGCCGGCGGTCAGGTCGACGGTGTAGGTCCGCCGCCCCGTCGGCAGGTCGACGGTCAGGTCCACGCCGTCCAGGGTGACCGCCGCCGGCACCGGATCGGCGTCGGCCACGGCGACCTCGGGCCCGTCGGGCCCGATCCGGACGCGGGTGGTGACCCCCTCGCCGCCCGGCGGGACCAGACGCCACGTCGTCCACCCGGGCTCGCCGAGCCGCCAGCCGCCGGGCAGGTCGAACGCGGAGTGCTGCGCCGGCAGGTCAACCCGACGTCGCGCCAGGGTGGCGAGGGCGGCGGCGGCCAGCACGTCGTCGGGGACGGGACCGGGGTCGAGGGCCCCGTCGTCGACCATGTCGGCGATCAGCCCGGTGTGCAGGTCACCGGCCACCACCGCGGGCGCGGCGAGCAGTCGGCGGAGGAACCCCACGTTGGACCCGAAGCCGAACAGGACGGTGCGCTCGAGCGCCGCGGTGAGGCGACCGAGCGCGGTCGCCCGGTCCGGTCCGTGGGCGATGACCTTGGCGAGCATCGGGTCGTAGTCGGCGGTGACGACGCTGCCCGTCGCGATGCCGGCGTCGACCCGGACCCCCTCGAGGTCGTGGGGGATGTCGAGCCGCACCACCCGCCCGCCGGTCGGCAGGAACCCGCTGCTCGGGTCCTCGGCGTAGACCCGCGCCTCCACCGCGTGGCCGCGGGGGACCAGGTCGGCCTGGGCGAACGGGAGCCGTTCGCCGGCGGCGACGCGGACCTGCAGCTCGACGAGGTCGAGGCCGTAGACCGCTTCGGTGACCGGGTGCTCGACCTGCAGCCGGGTGTTCATCTCGAGGAAGAAGAACTCGCTGGCCGTGGCGTCGGTGATGAACTCGACGGTGCCGGCGCCGACGTAGCGGACCTGCTCGGCGATGGCGACCGCGGCGGCGCCCATGGCGGACCGGACGTCGTCGGACAGCGCCACCGACGGGCACTCCTCCACGACCTTCTGGTGGCGACGCTGCAGGGAGCACTCCCGCTCCCCGATCCACACGCAGCTGCCGTGGGCGTCGGCGAGCACCTGCACCTCGATGTGGCGGGGCCGGGTGACGAACCGCTCGAGCATGAGCGTGTCGTCCCCGAAGCCGCCCAGTGCCTCCCGGCGGGCCGCGGCGATCGCGTCCGGCAGCTCGGCGGGGTCGGTCACGACCCGCATGCCCTTCCCGCCGCCACCCGCGGAGGCCTTCACCATGAGCGGGAACCCGACGTCGTCCGCGGCGGCGATCAGGTCCGCGTCGGACATGCCCGGCCGGTGGACGCCCGGGACGACCGGTGCGCCGGCGGCGACCGCCAGGTCCTTCGCGCTGATCTTGTCGCCCATCGCCTCGATCGCGGCGGCCGGCGGGCCGAGGAAGGTGATCCCGGCGTCCTCGAGGGCCCGCGCCAGCGCCGGGCTCTCGGACAGGAACCCGTAGCCCGGGTGGACCGCGTCCGCGCCGGTGGCGCGGCAGGCGTCGACGATCGCGTCGACGTCGAGGTAGGACCGCGCGGCCTGGGCGGGCCCGATGCGGACCGCGTCGTCGGCGGCGCGGACGTGCACCGCGTCGGCGTCGACGTCGCTGAACACCGCGACCGAGCGGATGCCCATCGCGCGGAGGGTCCGGATGACCCGGACGGCGATCTCGCCGCGGTTCGCGACCAGGACGGTGGCGGGGCGAGGGGTGCGGGTCTCCATGTCCGGCTCCATGTCCACCGGAGGCTAGACATACGCTGCACCGCGTGCGGCCCCGCCGGTGCCGCCGGAGGAGGAGCTGTGCAGATCGTCCTGACCGCCGTGACGTCGTCGGCCCTGACCGCCGGCGGGTTCTACCTGCTGTGGCGCCTGGTCCTGGTGCCGGACCTGGAGGCACGCGCCCGGCAGCTCGCCGACGAGGCGACGGCGAAGGCCGCGGCCGACCTGACCGTCGCCGCCGAGGCGCTCGTGCCGACGTTCCGCCAGGCGATCCGCGACGGCATCCAGGACGCGGTGCTGGTCCCGCCGACCGAGCGGCTCGGCCAGACCGCACGCGGCGTGACGACCGCGGGGGTCAACGTGGTGGAGACCAGCCTGCGCCGAATCTTCGGGGTGGCGTCCCGCGAACCGGGCGACCCGGGCGGCGGCCGGGGTTGAGGACGGGGCTGAGGGCGGGGGTCGCTACCGTGCCGGGCCGTCCAGCGACGCGGACAGGTCGCGTGCCCGGTCGGCGTAGGAGCGGCGGGCCTCCTCGGCGAAGGCGCTGAGCTCGGGGCTCAGGTCCGCCGGCGCCGTGGGAGCCACGGGGGCGACGGGGGCCGGCGCGACGGGCCGCGGCGCTGCGGGTCGCTCGGCCTCGCCTGCGCTCCCGTCGACGAGCCGGTTGAGGGACACCGACACGCCGCGGAGGGAGTCCGACGCCTGACGGGTCGTGCCGGCCAGCTCGCGGGACGTCTCGGCGGACGTCGCGACGGAGCGGACCGAGTCGGTGATCGCCGCGGTCTGGTCGGTCACGTAGCCGACCGTCCGGCTGATCTCGTTGGTGGTGATCGACTGCTCCTCCACCGCCGACGCGACGGAGGCCTGCAGGTCGTTGACCTTCTCGATCGTGGCGTGGATGCCGGTGATCGCCTGACCCACCTCGCGGGAGTCGTCCTGGATCCGGGCGATGAGGGAGCGGATCTCGCCGGTGGCGTTGGCGGTCTCGGTGGCGAGGTCCTTGACCTCGTTCGCCACCACGGCGAACCCCTTGCCGGCCTCCCCCGCCCGCGCCGCCTCGATGGTCGCGTTCAGGGCGAGGAGGTTGGTCTGCTCGGCGATGGCGGTGACGACCTCGGCGACCTTGCCGATCTGCGCCGACGACTCGTCGAGGACCTGTACGCGGTCGAGCGCCTCGCCGACCAGGCCGACGGACTCCGTCGAGATGCCGGACACCTCGGTGGTCGACCGGCCGATCTCGGCGATGGAGACACCCATCTCCTCGACGGCGGCGGCGAGGCTCTGCATGTGGCCGCGCAGTTCCTCGGCCCGGGTGGTGCTGTCGCTCGCGAGGTCCGAGGTGCTGACCGCGGTCGCGGCCAGGTCGTCGGAGACGATCGACAGGCTGGCGGTCGCCTCGCGCACCGACGCGGAGTCGGCGGCCACGCGGTCGCTGATGGCCTTGCCGAAGCGCCAGGCGAGGAGGAGGCTGACCAGGACCAGGACCGCCGAGACGATGAGGATGTTGCGGCGGGCGGCCAGCTCGACGTCCCAGGCGCGCTCGTTGAGCGCAGCGACCGCGGGCTCGTAGATCTCTGACTGCAGGACGTCGAGGTCCGCGCGCATCGTCTCGAAGAGCGGCGCGGTCGCGCCGTACGCGGCCACCGCGGACTCGAAGTCGGTCGCGGCGATCACCCCGGCGCCGGCGGCGATCCACTCCTCGCGGTGGGCGAGGTAGTCGTCCCAGACCGCGAGCTCCTGGTCGTTGCCGAACGCGACCTCCTGGTACTCCTCGAACCGGCTCAGGGTCTGGCCGGCGTTCTCCTCGTAGCTCGCGATGATCGGGTCGACGGCCTCGGCGTCCTGGCCGACCACGCCGAGGAGCTGGGTGAGTGCCAGCTGGGCCTGGTAGGCGTCGCGGTCGGTGCTGATCAGCAGCTCCGCCGCGGGCGCCGTGGTCCCGCTCACCGTGGTGAAGGCCTCGCGGACGGGGGCGTCGGCCTGGTACGTGAAGACCATGCCGCCCAGGCCCACGAGGACCAGGAAGCCGCAGACGGCCAGCAGCTGGCGGCGGAGTGAGTGGCGGGCGAGGAGGGAGGTGACGGCGTGCACGGGGGTCGTCCCTTCGGGTGCGCGGCTGCGCACCGCGTGGCTGGGGCTCGGGTCTGCTCCACTGATCGGCGGGACCACGGCCCGGATTAGCCACTCACCTCCCACCCACGGGACTAGACCTGGCCACCACTTCCGGGCGGGGTCCAGATCCCGAACGTCGATCCGTCGGGGTCGACCAGGTAGGCGAAGCGCAGGCCGTCCGGGGTGGACTGGTCCGGGACGGCGACCCTGCCGCCCGCCGCCTCGACCCGGTCGCAGACCGCCGCGACGTCGGGGACCTGGACGAGGAAGACGGCCATGGGCGGCTGGCCGTCGCGGGTCCCGGTGATCCCGCCGCCGACGGGGGCGTCGTCGCCGAGGTCGATCATGGAGTAGCCGGGCATCGAGTCGTCGTAGGACCAGCCGAAGAGGTCACGGTAGAACGACTTCGCGCGGTCCGGGTCGGCGCTGTGGACCTCGAACCAGGTGACGGGGTGTGCGGACATGTGGTGCTCCTTCGCGTGTGTCGGGGGTTGGCGACGCCCACGCTGACCGGCACCGACGACACCCCCCTGTCGGGGTTTCCGGACATCGACGCGCAGTCCCGGACGTGCGGGCCGCGGCGTCCCGCCTCAGGCGAGGGCGGGCTCGGCCACCAGGTCCGGGGGAGCGGGAGCCGGGACGTCGCGCCGGGGCGCCACCTCGCGGGTGAGCACCGCGCCCTCGATGCGGTCGAGGCGGAACGCGCGCACCCCGTCGCGCAGCCGACACCAGCCCGTCAGGTACCAGTGCTCCTCCACCGCGACCACGGCCAGCGGCTCGACCACGCGGTCGGTGACGACCGCGGCCTTGTCCCGGTACCGCAGGCGGACCACGCGACGCTCGATGATGGCCTGCTCGAGGACGCGGGGTGCCCCGCCGACCCGCTCCGGGGTGTGGAACCGCACCAGCCGCGCGCCGAGCTCCCGGGCAGCGGCGGCGTCCTGGGGGCCGAGCGCCCCGAGCACCTTGGTCAGCGCGCTGCGAGCGCTCGCGGGCAGGGGTGTGGCGGGGTCGCCCTGCAGGGCGGCCGCGATCGCGACGGCCTCGGCCGGCGTGAAGTTGACCGGCGGGAGGCTGCGGCTCGCGTCGAGGACGTACCCGCCGGTGCGGCCCGGCTCGGCGTACAACGGCACCCCGCCCTCCTGCAGCGCCAGCAGGTCCCGTTCGATCGTCCGGGTGCTCACCTCGAACCGCCGCGCCAGCCAGGGCGCGGACCGCGGACGCGGGCTGACGGCGCGGAGCTCCTCGACGATGGCGTACAGGCGGTCGGTGCGGTTCATCCGAGCAGGCTCCCACGCGGGTGCGACACGTCGCGCCCGCTACATCCGGAAGATGCCGTAGGACGGGTCGTCGACCGGGGCGTTGGCGCAGGCCGCCAGGGCCAGCCCGAGGACCATCCGCGTGTCCGCGGGGTCGATCACCCCGTCGTCCCACAGGCGGGCGGTGGAGTAGTAGGGGTGGCCCTGGTGCTCGTACTGCTCGCGGATGGGCTGGGTGAACGCCGCCTCCTCCTCTGCGCTCCAGGACTCACCCCGCGCCTCGATCCCGTCGCGACGGACGGTCGCGAGGACGGTCGCCGCCTGCTCGCCGCCCATGACGCTGATGCGGGCGTTGGGCCACATCCACAGGAACCGCGGGCTGTAGGCCCGACCGGACATGCCGTAGTTGCCCGCCCCGAAGGAGCCGCCGACGATCACCGTCAGCTTGGGGACGCTGGCGGTCGCGACGGCCGTCACCATCTTCGCGCCGTCCTTCGCGATGCCCCCGGCCTCGTAGTCGCGGCCGACCATGAAGCCGGTGATGTTCTGCAGGAAGACCAGTGGGGTCCGACGCCGGTCGCACAGCTCGATGAAGTGCGCGGCCTTCAGCGCCGACTCGCGGAACAGGATGCCGTTGTTGGCGACGATCCCGACGGGGTGCCCCATGATGTGGGCGAACCCGGTCACCAGCGTCGTGCCGTAGAGGGCCTTGAACTCGGCGAAGCCGGAGTCGTCGACCACGCGGGCGATGACCTCCCGCACGTCGTAGGGGGTGCGGGTGTCGGGGGGGACGACGCCGTACAGCTGCGCGGGGTCGACGGCGGGCTCGACCGGATCGCGGACCGCCCAGGGGGTCGCCGCGCGCGGGCCGAGGGACGCGACGATCCGCCGGACGATCTGGACGGCGTGGCCGTCGTCGTCCGCCAGGTGGTCGGTCACGCCGCTGGTGCGGCTGTGCAGGTCGCCACCGCCGAGCTCCTCCGCGGTCACCACCTCGCCGGTCGCGGCCTTCACGAGCGGCGGTCCGCCGAGGAAGATGGTCCCCTGCTCGCGGACGATGACGGTCTCGTCGCTCATCGCCGGGACGTAGGCGCCGCCGGCGGTGCAGGACCCCATGACCGCCGCGATCTGCGGGATGCCGCACTTCGACAGGTTGGCCTGGTTGTAGAAGATGCGGCCGAAGTGCTCGCGGTCGGGGAAGACCTCGTCCTGGCGCGGCAGGAAGGCGCCGCCCGAGTCCACGAGGTAGATGCACGGCAGCCGGTTCTCGAGGGCGACCTCCTGGGCGCGGAGGTGCTTCTTCACCGTCATCGGGTAGTACGTGCCGCCCTTGACCGTGGCGTCGTTGGCGACGATGACGCACTCGCGGCCGCTGACCCGCCCGACGCCGGTGATGATCCCGGCGGCGGGGGCGTCGCCGTCGTACATCCCGTGCGCGGCCATCGGGCTCAGCTCGAGGAACGGGCTGAGGGGGTCGAGCAGCGCGTCGACGCGATCGCGCGGCAGCAGCTTGCCGCGCTCCACGTGGCGGGCGCGGGACCGCTCGCCGCCGCCCAGCGCGGTGGTCGCCAGCTGCGCCCGCAGGTCGGCGACGAGCTCGGCGTGGGCCGCGGCGTTGGCGGCGAAGCTCTCGGTCGACGGGTCCGCGCTGGTGCCCAGCTGCGGGTAGGGGGTGCTCACGCGTCTCCTCGTCGCTCGACGGCGGTGGTCGGCCGGTCAGTCACGGCGGTGCGCCCAGGTCTGCCCGCACGCGTCGCAGGCCAGCACGGTGACCTCGTCGCTCACGTCCTCGGCGATGCGGGTGCCGCCGTCGGCGCAGACGGGGCACGCCGGCAGCGGGTCGGGGAGCGGGTGGGACGGCACGACCATCACGGCCCGCGAGCCTAACCGCTCGGCCGCGCCCACCTCTCGCCGACCCGACCGCCGACGGTGTTTGTGCTCGCCGATCGGGCGCGGCACCCTTCTCCAGACCTCATGGGCCGACTCCTGACCGCTCTCGTGCTGATCGCCCTGCTGGGCGCCTGCACCTCCGACCCCGTGGCGCCGCCGCCCAGCGAGCCAGCGGAGGCCAGCCCCTCCCCAGGAGGGGCGACTCGGGTCGCGACCGCGCCACCCACGCCGTCACCGCCTCCCACGCCCCTGCCGGCCGAGCCGTTCGCGACGGTCCTCGGCGACGTGACGGTGGTGAACACCGACAACGACGCCATCTACGGACGCCCCGTGGCGCCCTACGACCCCGACGTCGCCCACGCCGTCGTGCAGGAGGCGGTGGGTCGGCTCGACCGCTTCCTCAACGCCCAGTTCGCCGATCCCGCGACGCGGCTGTCCGCCGCCGGGATCGGGGCGCTGATCGACCCGGCCCTGCTCGACGAGCCCACCCGGGCGGCGCTCGGCGAGCTGGGTCGCGACGACGTGGTCACCACGCGGACCGGCACGTCGTCGGCGACCGCTCGGCTGCTGGTCGTCGGCACCGCGGTCGATGCGGTGGAGCTGGGCTACACCGCCACGTTCGACCTGGTGCTCGACGACGTCGAGGGGCCCGTCGAGCACACCGGCGTGGTGGTCTTCACCCCCCTCCAGGGCACGCTGACCGTCGGAGGCGTGCAGCCGACGACGACGTTCGGCGGCGACCTCGGGACGGTGCTCGGCCCATGAGGGCGCGCGGGATCAGATCCGCCATCGCCGTCGGCGTGGCGCTCGCGGTGCTCGCGGTGGGCACGATGGCGGCCGCCCTCGACGGGCTGGCCCGCACCGGCCTGTGGCGCGGCGGGTACAACGCCGACGACCTCCTCGTGGTCCTGGCGATCGGCAGCGACCGGGGACCGCCGTACCGGCCGGGTGATCCCGCCGGCGGCCTGGCCGACGGCATCCACCTCTTCGTGGTGGACACCGCCACCGCCCGCATGACGGTGATCGACATCCCGCGGGACTCCGCGATCGGCGGGACCAAGGTCAACGCGCACCTCCGCGCCGGCGGGCCGGCGGGGCTCGAGTCCCAGCTCGAGGCGTGGACGGGGCTGCCGATCGACTTCTGGGTGCTCGGCACGTTCCTGTCGGTCGAGCGGATGGTGCACATCCTCGGTGGCGTCCCCGTCGACGTGCCCCAGCGCATGGCCGACCCGTTCAGCGGCACCGACCTGCAACCGGGACCGCAGGTGCTCGGGCCGGGCCAGGCGCTCGCGTTCACGCGGGACCGCAAGAGCTTGGCCGACGGCGACATCGGGCGCAGCCGCAACCAGACGCGGCTGATGCTGGCGGCCCTCGAGCACGTCCGGTCCGCGGCGGACGGCAACCTCGCCTACCTCGTCAGCGTCGTCGGCGCGCTGCGCCAGCACACCCTGTCCAACGTCCCGTCGGGGGAGGTCCTGCCGCTCGCCGTGACCGCCCTCCGCATCCAGCCCGACGCGATCGAGCAGGTGACCCTGTCCGGTCCCTTCGGGACGATCGACGGCGGGTCGGTGATCTACCCGCAACCCGGCGGCATCTTCGAACGTCTGAGAGCAGGACAGGTCGGTCCCCAGCAGTGAGGTGGGCAGCGATGGCACGACGTCGGGTGGCGGAGCGGGGACGCGGGATCCGTCTGGTGGCGGTGCTGGTCGTGGCGCTCGCCGCCGTGGCCTGCTCGGGCGACGAGGAGCCGACCGTGACGCCGACGACGGTCGAGCCCCCGTCGACGACCCCCGCGGCCGTCGAGTCGCTGACGGCGTCGCCCTCCCCCTCCCCCGCGGTGACGTCCACGGCGACGGCGACCCCGAGCGCGACACCCTCCGACGCCGCCCCGCAGCTCAGCTACTTCCTGGTGCGCGACGCGTCCAACCGGCTGTGGGTCGAGCCGATCGCCTTCGACGCGACGGGGGCGGGGGAGGCCGTGGCCCGCGCCGCGTTCACCGAGCTGCTCGCCGCCCCCGACCGCGACGGGCTGGTCAACCTGATCCCCGACGGCACCGAGCTGCTCGACATCGCCGTCGCCGACCGGGTGCTGACCGTCGACCTGTCCGCGGCGATGGCCGAGAACCCGGGGGCGGGTGCGGCGGGGGAGGTCGCCGCCCAGCAGGCGATCGCGCACACCGGCGCGCAGTTCCCCACAGTCGACGTCGTGCAGGTGCTGGTGGAGGGTGAGGCGGTCACCGACCTGTGGGGCCACGCGGACTGGAGCCAGCCGCTCGAGCCGGATCCGTTCGCGGTGTCCCCGATCGTGGTCACCCAGGCGGTGGGGGAACCCGGCCAGATCTCGCTGACCGGATCGGCCAACACGTTCGAGGCGACGATCGAGATCGAGGTCACCGATCAGGGGGGCGGCCTGGTCGCCGAGACGTTCACGACCGCGACCTGCGGGTCGGGCTGCCGGGGCGACTTCACCACCACCATCACCGACCTCGCGCCGGGCACGTACGACGTGACCCTCCGCGCGCCCGACCCCTCGGGCGGGGAGGCGCCGGACCCGCCCTTCGCGGTGACGGTCCCGGTCACCGTCCCGTCCTAGAGGCCAGGACCCGGACGGCGGCTCACCAGGACCTCAGATCTGAGCCGGAGCTCCGCCGGCGCACCCAGCCCCCAGATCTGGGTGACTCGGACCGTTCGCTTGACCTCAGACCTGAGCCCGAGCTCCGCCGGCGCAGCCATCCCTCACATCTGAGCTGACGGTCGGGGCACGACCAAGCCATCGCCGGGTGGGGTGCGCCGAGCCGGGGGCGGTCAGGACCCGAAGATCGACCCCAGCCGGTCGACGAAGCGCTCGATGACGCCGCGGGCGGCCTCCTCGTCGATCTGGGGCAGCTCGGCGGGGACCTCGAGGTCGGGGACGTCCGGCAGCTCGAACCCGCCGGACGGCCCGGCGGCCTCGCCTTCGGCCACCGCCTGCTCGCGGGCCGCGACGTCGGCCTCGCGCTGGGCGACGGCCTGCTCGCGGGCGTCGAGGTCGGCCTGGCGCTGGTCGAGGGCGGCCTGCTGGGCGTCGAGCGCCGCCTGGCGCTCCGCCGCCGCCTGGTCCGCGGCGGCCTGGTCGTTCGACTGCTGCGCCTGCAGCTGGGCGATCTGGGCGTCCCGCTCGGCGACCTGCGCCTCGAGCTCGGAGATCCGGGCGGCCTGCTCGGCGTTGACCTGCTGCGCCTCGGTGAGCGCCTGCTGGGCGGCCTGCTCGCTCAGCACGACCTGCGGGTCCTCCTCGGGGAGCAGGAGGAGGGTCAGGATCGCCCCGACGAGCAGCGCAGCGATCGACGTGAGCACGAGCGCGGTCGTCGAGAAGCTCCGCCCCTGCTCGTCCTCCACGGGGGGCCCGCCGCGGTCGACGACGGTGCGATCGCGGCCGGGGGCGCCGGCGTAGCCGTCGCTCGCGTAGTCCTCGGTGTAGCTGATCGGCTCCTCGCGGCGGGGTGGCGCCTCCGCGTACCCGCCGTCGGCCGGCAGGCGCTGGGTCCGGTCCTGCGCCGGCGCCGGGCGCCGCACCTCCGTCCGGTCGTAGGCCGGGTCCCGCGCCGGGTAGGCGCGGGTGGGCTCGTAGGGGTCCTGGTCACTCATGGTGCGCTG encodes:
- a CDS encoding dihydroxyacetone kinase subunit DhaK; amino-acid sequence: MPRFHNDRDDVVTEGIDGLLRTTPGLARLDGFPDVKVVVRADRDPDRVAVISGGGSGHEPAHAGYVGQGMLTAAVCGDVFASPSVDAIDAAIEAVCGEAGCLLVVKDYTGDRLNFGLAAERARERGHDVEVVIVGDDIARPDAEHPRGLAGTVLVHKVAGHLAEEGASLADVADAARDVADDLVTLGLALSTSTPPGSGRSREFDDDVAEVGLGIHGEPGVERIDTASAAAYAELVADRLLEALGDEDRPLALVVNDLGAVPPLELDILTHDLLTGPLGDRVELVVGPARIMTSLNMNGFSATLLPLDDARRTALTSAVGPPAWRRPVPVAEPTVEAVPAIEREEDAEASDDPDVRRVLEAVCDALEEARDELDDLDGEVGDGDTGATFAAAARSIRGSLDDLPLADPIGLSRALSRRLATAMGGSAGVLASLFFSGLAQGLDGGDEGDGSWADGVARGIEVVERYGGATQGDRTVLDALIPAAEALDGGDVEAAASAAEDGAAATAEMEDAKAGRSAYVGADALAGVRDPGAEAVARILRAIADATADPGA
- a CDS encoding biotin carboxylase N-terminal domain-containing protein, whose amino-acid sequence is MEPDMETRTPRPATVLVANRGEIAVRVIRTLRAMGIRSVAVFSDVDADAVHVRAADDAVRIGPAQAARSYLDVDAIVDACRATGADAVHPGYGFLSESPALARALEDAGITFLGPPAAAIEAMGDKISAKDLAVAAGAPVVPGVHRPGMSDADLIAAADDVGFPLMVKASAGGGGKGMRVVTDPAELPDAIAAARREALGGFGDDTLMLERFVTRPRHIEVQVLADAHGSCVWIGERECSLQRRHQKVVEECPSVALSDDVRSAMGAAAVAIAEQVRYVGAGTVEFITDATASEFFFLEMNTRLQVEHPVTEAVYGLDLVELQVRVAAGERLPFAQADLVPRGHAVEARVYAEDPSSGFLPTGGRVVRLDIPHDLEGVRVDAGIATGSVVTADYDPMLAKVIAHGPDRATALGRLTAALERTVLFGFGSNVGFLRRLLAAPAVVAGDLHTGLIADMVDDGALDPGPVPDDVLAAAALATLARRRVDLPAQHSAFDLPGGWRLGEPGWTTWRLVPPGGEGVTTRVRIGPDGPEVAVADADPVPAAVTLDGVDLTVDLPTGRRTYTVDLTAGGREDHIWIGADGDAWLLREEDLAAAAHTRGSHAADGTLVAPMPGSVAALTAAVGDVVTAGQTLVVVEAMKMEHPLTAPFDGTVVAVHVAEGDAVVMEAPLVDVEPTADEG
- a CDS encoding methyl-accepting chemotaxis protein, coding for MHAVTSLLARHSLRRQLLAVCGFLVLVGLGGMVFTYQADAPVREAFTTVSGTTAPAAELLISTDRDAYQAQLALTQLLGVVGQDAEAVDPIIASYEENAGQTLSRFEEYQEVAFGNDQELAVWDDYLAHREEWIAAGAGVIAATDFESAVAAYGATAPLFETMRADLDVLQSEIYEPAVAALNERAWDVELAARRNILIVSAVLVLVSLLLAWRFGKAISDRVAADSASVREATASLSIVSDDLAATAVSTSDLASDSTTRAEELRGHMQSLAAAVEEMGVSIAEIGRSTTEVSGISTESVGLVGEALDRVQVLDESSAQIGKVAEVVTAIAEQTNLLALNATIEAARAGEAGKGFAVVANEVKDLATETANATGEIRSLIARIQDDSREVGQAITGIHATIEKVNDLQASVASAVEEQSITTNEISRTVGYVTDQTAAITDSVRSVATSAETSRELAGTTRQASDSLRGVSVSLNRLVDGSAGEAERPAAPRPVAPAPVAPVAPTAPADLSPELSAFAEEARRSYADRARDLSASLDGPAR
- a CDS encoding VOC family protein, giving the protein MSAHPVTWFEVHSADPDRAKSFYRDLFGWSYDDSMPGYSMIDLGDDAPVGGGITGTRDGQPPMAVFLVQVPDVAAVCDRVEAAGGRVAVPDQSTPDGLRFAYLVDPDGSTFGIWTPPGSGGQV
- a CDS encoding helix-turn-helix transcriptional regulator, with the translated sequence MNRTDRLYAIVEELRAVSPRPRSAPWLARRFEVSTRTIERDLLALQEGGVPLYAEPGRTGGYVLDASRSLPPVNFTPAEAVAIAAALQGDPATPLPASARSALTKVLGALGPQDAAAARELGARLVRFHTPERVGGAPRVLEQAIIERRVVRLRYRDKAAVVTDRVVEPLAVVAVEEHWYLTGWCRLRDGVRAFRLDRIEGAVLTREVAPRRDVPAPAPPDLVAEPALA